A window from Larimichthys crocea isolate SSNF chromosome XXIII, L_crocea_2.0, whole genome shotgun sequence encodes these proteins:
- the olfm3a gene encoding noelin-3a — translation MLKDCTLEKSGCPEPVSMRVLLSVLYPVLSLTIFGLYPSMTIGPKEGWQVYSSAQDADGRCICTVVAPEQSLCSRDAKSRQLRQLLEKVQNMSQSIEVLNLRTQRDFQYVMKMENQMKGLRTKFRQIEDDRKSIMARNFQELKDKMDELKPLIPVLEQYKMDAALISQFKEEIRNLSAVLTGIQEELGAYDYDELYQRVLRLDSRLRSCMGKLTCGKLMKITGPATIKTSGTRFGAWMTDPLASTRNNRVWYMDSYTNSKIVREYKTTEDFVAGVVSRTYSLPFKWEGTNHIVYNGSLYYNKYQSNIIVKYSFETGSVLAQRALEFAGFHNMYPYTWGGYSDIDVMADELGMWAVYATNQNAGNVVISQIDPDTLQVLKTWNTEYSKRNAGESFMICGTLYITNSHLSGAKVYYAYSTKTSTYEYIDIPFHNQYFHISMLDYNARERALYAWNNGHQVIFNVTLFHVIKTDDDS, via the exons ATGTTAAAGGACTGCACCTTGGAGAAAAGTGGCTGCCCGGAGCCCGTAAGCATGCGGGTCCTGTTGAGCGTTCTGTACCCCGTCCTCTCCCTCACCATCTTCGGATTATATCCCTCTATG ACTATTGGCCCAAAGGAGGGCTGGCAGGTGTACAGCTCGGCCCAGGATGCTGATGGGCGCTGTATCTGCACAGTGGTGGCTCCAGAACAGAGCCTGTGCTCCAGAGATGCCAAGAGCAGACAGCTCCGCCAGCTACTAGAGAAG GTTCAGAACATGTCTCAGTCCATTGAGGTGCTGAACCTGAGAACTCAGAGGGATTTCCAATATGTCATGAAGATGGAGAATCAGATGAAGGGCTTGAGGACCAAGTTCAGACAGATTGAGGATGACAGGAAATCCATCATGGCCAGAAACTTCCAG GAGCTTAAGGACAAGATGGACGAGCTGAAGCCGTTGATCCCCGTGTTGGAGCAGTACAAGATGGATGCTGCACTCATCTCCCAGTTCAAGGAGGAAATCAGGAACCTGTCGGCAGTGCTGACAGGGATCCAGGAGGAGCTTGGGGCCTATGACTACGATGAGCTCTATCAGCGAGTGCTGCGACTGGACAGCAGACTCCGCAGCTGTATGGGCAAACTAA CGTGTGGAAAATTAATGAAAATCACTGGACCTGCTACAATAAAGACATCTGGAACCAGGTTTGGGGCATGGATGACTGATCCTCTAGCATCAACCAGAAACAACAGG GTCTGGTACATGGACAGTTACACTAACAGCAAGATCGTGCGTGAGTACAAGACGACAGAAGACTTTGTAGCAGGAGTGGTTTCCCGAACCTACAGCCTCCCATTTAAATGGGAAGGAACTAATCACATTGTCTACAATGGATCTCTTTACTACAACAAGTACCAGAGCAACATTATTGTCAAGTACAGCTTCGAGACAGGCAGTGTGCTGGCCCAGCGAGCTTTGGAGTTTGCTGGCTTCCACAACATGTACCCATATACATGGGGGGGATACTCTGACATTGATGTTATGGCTGACGAGTTGGGAATGTGGGCTGTGTACGCAACCAATCAAAATGCTGGAAATGTTGTCATCTCCCAGATTGACCCTGACACCCTGCAGGTCCTGAAGACTTGGAACACTGAATACTCCAAAAGGAATGCAGGTGAATCATTCATGATCTGTGGGACGCTCTATATCACTAACTCTCACCTGTCTGGAGCAAAGGTTTACTACGCCTACTCTACGAAGACTTCGACTTATGAATACATAGACATTCCTTTCCATAACCAATACTTTCATATCTCAATGCTTGACTACAACGccagagagagagcactgtATGCCTGGAATAATGGACACCAGGTAATATTTAATGTCACCTTGTTCCATGTCATAAAGACTGATGATGACTCTTAA